The stretch of DNA AAGCGCGCTTTATCCGTGAATATTAGGCTCTCTATTGTTGTAGGACGTTCAGTTCACAGGTAACAGTGAAACTTCTGAACGGCCTTGCAGGGTGCAAAATGCCCTTTGCCAACAGGTGTTTTGGGGAGGCGTGCCCATTTTGAAATTGATGTAATGTAGCCTATCTGAGAAGAGGTCTGTCATCGTTAAGTTGTAATTCAGTCCAGCAAACTGTGTTGATTGATCGATTGTATGAGACTATGGGAACATCGTATGAGAAAGGTTTTACATAATTACATGTAGCCTGTATGGACGCGCTCAGTAGGTGCGCGCTTTCAACTCGTTGTACTGTGAGGTCCTCCTTACGCATGCGCAGTTCGGCTTACGAGCTGTACTTTCATTCATACACAAAGAGACGGCATAATATAAGCTTGTCGTCGCCCCTATAGGGCCATCTGTGAccactgtttatttttttttttcatatcacGGTCACCTCTTGTGTACGGACGCTCACGGTGCAAAAGGAGAACAAGCCATAGCATACTATGAAGAAACGCTGCGCGGACGCCACCAGGCTtcggaaaatgaaaaagctcaAAATGACAGAAAGGATATcggaaaggtagagagaggtgACGCATCCCCCGGATGCCGttgcttttgttgttgctgGCTTTGTGTATGTGCCTCTCCTTTACTCTCACCTGGGTGGCAATTTATGCTATATCATCGCGATTGAATCTACTGTCTGGAGTGAATGTCGCTCTGAATGATATACGCACAATTATTTATGCAAAGCATTGCTCACAGAGCTTAAAAGACGACATTGTGTTTAGAAGACATTGTGTTCAACTGGAATTTAATTGAATCGTTCTAAAGTGACTTCAATTGATTGTAGCAAATTACAGATCGATTTCGTTCCTAGCTGTTGGGCGCTGCACAATGATAACATTATAAAGACATAGCCTAGTCTTTACCATGCGTTAGGCTATATTAATTAAGGTGTTATTATTacgagtagtagtagtagtagtagtagttatattgttattattattattgacctATTATGTGAACCTTTTACACAGTGTTTAGGTCCTTAACCTAGTCTACATATATGGCGGCATTTACTGAGAGCATCCCTCAGACAGGTTGTCTAGACCACAAGACAATTGGATCGTTTGGAGCAGCCTAGTCTAACAAAGCAAAGTCTACTGGGATGATAAGTTGCAAAGGTTTATATGCATGCAGAAGCTTAGACTAGACTTCTGGATGTTTTCTCAAAGCAATACATCAGGATTGCTTAGTTAAATAATATTGGAGAACAAGGTTATGCAATATTATTACAGAGCGTCAAAATAAACCCCGAGTGCAGTGATAGGCTATAATTTTCATTAGCCTATCCATATATCATTCATAACATATAGGGTAGTCCCATTACCTCGCCAGCTTTTTGGGTTTATTGTAACCTAAACATGACCGTTCCATCATCATCCATTGCTCTGGTGATAATGCATAGGCCTAGGTTCTAGTTCTTCAATGCAAATATTCTGTTTTGCTGTGGTGCTGAGGAGCGGAGGAAAGTTGTCATGGTtaccaaacaaaaaaagcagGCGATGTAGTCTAATaatatggaggagagagggagagatcggGAAGGCtatggagacacacagagagaacaaagGCTACTTAGAACAAAAGGAGCGAAATCTATAGGCCTGGAAAGAAAGATTTTTCAGACAATTTACTGTGTGCAGAAATGTATGTTCTGCAGACAGGCTATAACCGTGTCTTCATTAAATTGATTATCCACAATGTTACATtttatgaagaaaaaaaacgcgTTCTATTCACGGTGTCCCTGGACTTTCAGTTAAAGAAGTTCTGTCCTGTGTTTTGGTTTAGTTTCATAGTGCATAGTGAATAGCCGTCATGAATCTTTTAAGATGCTATATTTAGCCATTGTTGTCGAAAGAGGTCCTCCACAACAATGATGTCATTCTGCAGACTGTAAACGGTCCATACTGTAGCATCACACACGTTCTCCTTGTCAGTTGTTTACATTTCCCAGGTAGCCTAccaaaacatgaaaacaaattcATTCAAGTAGCCTACCTCAAAAACGCATTGAGGTAGGCTAAAAAAAACGCAATATCCTTTTAGAATCCTTCTAAAATTGTGGTAGCATGGTCAGGAGCAGTCAACAAACATATTGCCTTGAAGGGTAATTAAAGGTCTTAAGCAGACTTCTGCcaattgtttattttatttgcttttgtttctttagtTGCCATTTTGCACAGCATTGCAGTTTAGGATGCAATATGTAATTGTTCTTGCGCAAATAacatcacattcattcattctcagaCAGTGATGTAAATCTGACAGCACATCTGATGTAATTCTGATGTAAAACAGCGTTGCACAACTCCCATGTGCCTCTCATGCATCTCGTCTCCTGCAGGGCATGTAGCGTAGcgcctttgtttacattttcatcagCAAAAGAGACAACGTATCAAGCTGTGGCGGATCATTGCCATGGTCTTGGCAGATATACCAAATGTCGTATTGCTTCTTTTAATGGTCATTGAAGGCCTAACCATGAATCAGTGAAACATATCCACATGTTTGttgtgtattatattatattggcTCTTTGTTTGGTAACTTCTTCAATATTAgagatttttctttctcttccacaGTGCATACACAGTGCTGAAGTTCATGATAGTGTGGACACTGGTATTGCTAGCAGACTTTATTTTGGAGTTTCGCTTGGAGTACCTGTGGCCATGCTGGCTATTCTTCGGGAGTGTCTACACTACTTTCCACTGCCACGGGCTGGTAAGTACACTAGTCCCTTCATGCCTACATATTAGATCAACAACTCACttccttttttttatctatCTCAGTGATAATGATAGTCAAGAATAAATGAAGAAGTGTATATAAACTATGTTGATCTTAATGTGGTGTAAATGTGATCAGTCAAATACTGCTTGCCCTCTAAGGCCTTTTGTTAGttgctttattttttataaaaaataattaGTAGCAGAATCTGACTGCTGTGCACGATCATTAATGGGTACACatttgttgtttcttttgtgtttAGGTCATAtgcatggtgtttgtgtgtgccgcATTTACCCTCGATATCTTCTGCTTAATTTTTGTGCCTCTGCACTGGCTGTTTTTAGCAGCAAGCACCTACGTTCTATTTAACTACATTTGGCATACAGGTAAGGTTGAACATCAGTATTTTCATGGCCAATTAGTAATGCAAattcatttttaaatatttttattttgagATACCATAACATTTATACAATTGTATATTCAGCCCATATTAATGTGATATAGTTATTTTAATGGACATTCCAGTGATTGATTGCCTGTTTGCAAGGTGAGGTTGTGTTGTTTCTTGTCAACTGATTAACACAGAAAATGACTACCATGACAAACCAGCCATTTTGTGTGTCTCAGAGAAGGGCATCTGCATGTCCACGGCCTCTCTGTGGATCCTGCTGGTCTACACGGAGGCTTCCCTTCGGCTCAAAGACCAGAAGAACTCCCACGCTAATTTATCGCACATCTTCGCCGCGCACTGGTAGGTTGGGCTCGGCGCATACTGCTgttcccctcccccttccccctcctctctccccacagtTCAGGGCtggctgtaacacacacacacaacctcaaacCAAGTGATTCAAATACACGTGTACAAATGAAAGACTTCACTGCTGtggtagaagagaagagagacttGTATTCTCTACAGTATAATGTAGTGATAGTGATAAACACACCATGAATAAGGAGAGCAAAACGGCTCAGATGTTGCATTACTGATGCACATCATCTCATCCTACCGTAGGTGCAGTAGCTTTAGCTTGTAGCTGTATTTACTTATGACATCAGGCCTTAGGGAAGTGCAATATTCAATTGTTCTTTACTGTATTCTatttattggtgtgtgtttgtgtgtttagatgtCTGGTTCAATGTTTGGGTTGTGGATTATGTGTCAACATGCCTGTACTGCAAAACAAATTGCCTCTCGGGGACATTAACGTTTTCTAAGTCTAAAGTCTAAGTCATCCATGATAAGAAAATAgttgcaatttgattttcttgtgGAGCTGTGGTAGGCTGGCTAAATCCTGCCCGATCTGCTgatgatttggatttcgccctgcagctcaggctggaaacctgcacgtcTATCtattcctgcttcctgtccacatcttttGGGTCcgatcacaaactagcttatccaaatagcgcacccggattgttggtctgattggttgaaggactgtccaaaagtgtacagtcatttgaactatgcccactgatcacgccTCCACCtcatgtgcagtagaaataaagtgcagactccccagactaatgttcaatcttaaatgaTTGAGCTTTGTATGGTGGTAGCCAGACTAGACCTGTGGCACAAGTGGCTACAGCGTCCATATCACATTCTTGAATATGACCTGTGATCATTTCCTggtcccacctctctctctctccagttcacTTCCCAtcacttgtacagtatgtgtcctatagagtagaccctttcaacaagaaaaacaaaaacagtgatTGAACGTTGCATTCAAATAACATTATGGAATGTTAAAACAGAGACCTTGCGGGAACAACTACTGTATGACACTGATGATAGAACTATCTTTAAACCATCTCTACctgaataataacaaaaaacttTTATTCTTTTGGTCATACTGAATACTCTTTGGATGAGAAAATTAATCATATTGTCATTAAAACAAGATTATTGTGTTCTCCTGTTTCAGCATTGGCTATCCAGTGGTGTACCTGGGCTTCGATGTGACATGCTATTTCTCCAGCATCTTCAAGATACGCACCCAGAAAACAGTGCAGACCAACAATGACTTCCACATGCACCTCCTGCAACAATCCCTACCTCCAGGCCTGCACCTCTACCCTAAGTGTGCACCCGACACCAGAGAAAGTAAGGCCATAACAGAATTAGAACTTGGAAGATATTATCGTCATTGTCAGCAGAACAAGCAATAAAACACACCACAATACACCAAACTAGAGAGCAAAGAACCGCAACACTCATGCTCACCACCAGAGCTCTGTTAGCCGTTTGCGTGGCTAATTTAAATTCATCGTTGATCGCACATTATACTATATATCACACAATTATATTGGGCACATTATGTTACATCAGTTGGTTAGGCTGTTAACCATCACAGTTTACAAACCTAAAACCTACAGAGGAAGGAACTTTAAATACATAATGGTGACCTTTGCTTAGTTATTTTGTAAGGCTTTGTTGATGTATGTTGGAAAATGATGTCCACAGCCTGTGTTGCTTCTTTTAAAGATCTCTCTTAAACCTTGTGCTTCAGTACTCAATGCAATTTAAGCACTGTTAAGCAAGCTACATACCTTTTTATTGTGGTGCGTATTTGTTTCTGCAAATGTCATTTATGGCCTTTGTAATTCACTTTCACTCATTTAATGTGAATTCTTACACATTTTATCTGGTATCTATAGAtgcttttgttgcttttgtggATTATTGTCTTACTATTGCATACTAATGCCATTGCTATTCTGATATAGAATAATAGAATAATAATGACTGTTATGATATCTGGATTAGCAGATGCTAAGTGGAGACCCAAAGCGGAGTCTGTTCAGTATCAGTGTCCGCCCGCAGCCTCTGCATCAGACGAGGGCTCGACGGGCGACTACCTGCAGATCCCCCAGGCGGAGAGGAGGACCGAGGGGGACCTGGAGGAGGCTCCCCCCAGAGAACTGAACTCAGTGCCCGCAGGGGTCAAGTCACGTGGCAACGACCCGCGTGACCCTTGCCAAGCCCGCGAGCCCCGCAACTCGCTCTCAGGTGGGGCACCCGCGCCGGAGCCCTCAGGGGTCCCCCAGCCACTACCTCAGGAGGAGCAGGGGCCCAAGGCAGCCGTCAAGGCCTCCAAGTGCTCCCCGCCCAAAGCGCGCAAGGCCCCCGTCACGGCGGCGCCACCTAGTGGGAAGGCAGAGAAGAGgcagaagaacaacaacaaaacgatCAGCCCAAACCGGGATTCGGCGGAGAAAGGAAACGCACCTCCACCAGCAATCGCAAACCATCACGCAGAACAGATCACAAAGTAAGGAACTTCATTAAACACCGCTCCTTACATGTCAATACACCACTGTACACCCACACAACATGCAATCAGGGAAGATGTCTGAGGTTTGTTATACTTgtctatattatatattataatgtccgttttatttattctttttactttttgtgtgtgactttgatcaAGTTGTTCAATGTTGCTATCTATAATAAAattagctgtctgtctgtctatctatctatctatctatctatctacagtatatgtctatctatctatctatctatctatctatctatctatctatatatatatatgtattgcTCATTCATTGGCAAATCACCTCCTGCAGGCTGGAGCAGGAATTGCGGCGTCTGAAAGGGGAGCTGCAGGCGAGCCAGCAGACGGAACAGGAGCTGCGCAGCCACGTCTGCAACCTGACCAACAGCGAGCGCAGCCTGAGGCCCGAGGTCAACGTGCTGCGGCAAACCAACGAGCTGCTGCAGAGCAAGTGAGTGACCGTCCCACCGCTGGAAGTGCTCGGGATCTTTCTCATggtattaaagggacacttcatcgattagcattactgtaagctttgtatctttagaaaacaagtcatgtttttgaatggtcgtgcatcattccctcagtttgccttgagatgggagaaatacggatttcaatgaaacccatgaataggacttcctgctttcaatgatgtaaaatgatgatttttacatcattgaaagcaggaggtccaacattgaaatccgtatttctcccatatcaaggcaaactgagggaatgatgcacgaccattcaaaaacatgactggttttctaaagatacaaagcttaatgctaatcggtgaagtgtccctttaaaggagaattAAATTCCGGTGATTTTTCACACAGATCTTTATGTGGCACTGTAGCTGTcggctgcagcaactcgagaTAGAGCCGATTGTTTCCGTACTCAGTGACCTCAAGATACAGAAATTGATGTGAAAAATAGcaggaattctcctttaaatttGTAGTAGATTTTGCACAGTCATGAAGCAGACCTTTGTTAAACTTTACACATTTGAATTTGCCCAGCATTCAAATTAGAATTTGATATTCTAAATAAAGGAAAATCTACCTGAGGCAAAATTCCTTGTACGTCAGACAACAATTTccataatttgtgtgtgtgtgtgtgtgtgtgtgtgtgtgtgtgtgtgtgtgtgtgtgtgtgtgtgtgtgtgtgtgtacacatgtgtgtgtgtgtgtgtgtgtgtgtgtgtacacatgtgtgtgtgtgtgtgtgtgtgtgtgtgtgtgtgtgttgtgtagaatCCTGTGCCTGGCCAAGAACAAGCAGAGGGACAGGCAGGCCAGCGCGGTGCTGGAGAAGAAGGCGAGGGCTGAGACGGAGGCGCGGGTGGCTCTGGAGAAACAGCTGGCCGAGCTACAGGCACAGAAGCTGGACGAGGCCGCCATCTTGCTCCGAGGCGCTCCAAACAGGTGTGCCACAAGCTACCGTAGTCTATTTGTTTGAACAATAGTTTGGTCAGAACTTATGAGGGAAATGGCACGGATCGTTTTTTGAGCTGTCATCCTATTTTGCAGCCTTTatatattttctctctcatgtctTTACTTTTACGGTAAGttatagtaaaaaagtttgtgcacatcccaggtcaaggtgcagaacaagagtaaatcataaacaatggaaaaaggttcacacacttgaaatccttctatttcgttttattttcttttctttagcacagaatgacgtttcgaccgtgtggtcgagaatctgaagaagaccacacggtcgaaacgtcattctgtgctaaagaaaagaaaataaaactaaaaagaaggatttcaagtgtgcaaacttttttccattttttactTTTACAGTAAACAAGATTGTTGAGGGCAATGTCATTTCTCTTTACTTGTGTGCAGGGCAAAACTCCCTCTCCTACCTTtcatccccccccctcttcccacAGCCTGTACCCTTCATGTcagtcccccccctccccacctcctgtCTACTCACACTCCttattctctctgtctaccAGGCAGGAGCAAACAGAAACGCTAATGTTGAGGAAAAAAGTGAAAGATCTAGAGACAGAGTACAAGCAACTGCAGCTGGAGTGTCAAGGCAAAGAGGGCCAAGTGCTAGCGCTAGAGAAAGAAGTGGAGGTAAAGGACAAAACCCTGCAACAAGCCATGCAGTGTCCAAGTCTGCAgctctggtgttgtgtgtgtactagtgtcAGTGTTATGTCCACGTGAGAACCATTTGCTCGGAGTGTGTGGCGACTTTGTGGCGGTCTCTTTGGATGTTGTGGTGAATCCATTTGTCTCTGGATGTCATGATGAACACATTTGTTGTCTGTGGTGTCAGCATTCAGTGCTGTGATCTATGTTGAGTCTGttattgtttgtatgtctgttgcATTTTGGGGTTGTTATATGCATTTTGTTGTCGTTGTACTTTGTGTATTGTGGTTTTGTGTTGATTTTTCAAATCAGTTCAGAAGATATCATAATATCATGATTGAATCACATCATGATACAAGCCAAGCCCTTCACAAAACACTGTGTAGCTTCAGAATAAATCCAAGTCATTGCTGGTTGTATTACATTGTTGCTCTTGGCTGGTTTCCAAAACCACTCTGGCTTTCATTGTTTCTTGAATGGCTGGCTGTGCAAATTAACTTTGTTCTCCTGTG from Sardina pilchardus chromosome 12, fSarPil1.1, whole genome shotgun sequence encodes:
- the si:dkey-12h9.6 gene encoding macoilin-1, whose translation is MKKRCADATRLRKMKKLKMTERISESAYTVLKFMIVWTLVLLADFILEFRLEYLWPCWLFFGSVYTTFHCHGLVICMVFVCAAFTLDIFCLIFVPLHWLFLAASTYVLFNYIWHTEKGICMSTASLWILLVYTEASLRLKDQKNSHANLSHIFAAHCIGYPVVYLGFDVTCYFSSIFKIRTQKTVQTNNDFHMHLLQQSLPPGLHLYPKCAPDTRETDAKWRPKAESVQYQCPPAASASDEGSTGDYLQIPQAERRTEGDLEEAPPRELNSVPAGVKSRGNDPRDPCQAREPRNSLSGGAPAPEPSGVPQPLPQEEQGPKAAVKASKCSPPKARKAPVTAAPPSGKAEKRQKNNNKTISPNRDSAEKGNAPPPAIANHHAEQITKLEQELRRLKGELQASQQTEQELRSHVCNLTNSERSLRPEVNVLRQTNELLQSKILCLAKNKQRDRQASAVLEKKARAETEARVALEKQLAELQAQKLDEAAILLRGAPNRQEQTETLMLRKKVKDLETEYKQLQLECQGKEGQVLALEKEVESLQKYRGVEKEMDTLLSALSSLQDKAQHLEYNLSAETRIKLDLFSALGDARRQLEIAQGKLRKQDQEIREMKQRIAEVMAVSPTMSYVTPRPPAVPQYITKFLNSERYVLNPRALMYQCLKK